A single region of the Hypanus sabinus isolate sHypSab1 chromosome 21, sHypSab1.hap1, whole genome shotgun sequence genome encodes:
- the LOC132378920 gene encoding uncharacterized protein LOC132378920, whose translation MLIKQTMATEIGIATRNGSPHAKGVAGKGSRPIQKHMAENGTILRSLKEQADIHAKKLSAVFNKIDNIQVCLRKNEKVTNSCLAEVTKIWKKLNDLEDRFRRNNVRLVNLPTGAEGNNPRGYLQEILPNWIPALKNSHSTPLEIDRAHKIFSNNTSRPQTMIFRLLRYTDQQAILEGARKAKPILPDGTQLQFFTDYSPGMMQEWQGYKEIRTKLRQKGIDSFLIYLAILRVNTKGMKMLFNSAEEAKESLKLSVLGDMKEDPGQSPHVPQKEMELH comes from the coding sequence ATGCTAATTAAGCAAACAATGGCAACGGAGATTGGAATCGCTACAAGAAACGGTAGCCCACATGCTAAAGGAGTTGCTGGAAAAGGCTCTCGACCCATACAGAAGCATATGGCAGAGAATGGCACCATTCTCCGGTCGTTAAAGGAGCAAGCGGACATTCATGCTAAAAAACTTAGCGCAGTCTTTAACAAAATAGATAACATTCAGGTTTGCTTACGCAAGAATGAGAAAGTTACTAACTCCTGTCTCGCGGAGGTGACTAAGATATGGAAGAAACTAAACGACTTGGAGGATAGATTCAGGAGAAACAATGTGCGGCTGGTTAACCTACCGACAGGCGCTGAGGGCAACAATCCGAGAGGTTACCTCCAGGAGATACTGCCTAATTGGATTCCAGCGCTCAAgaactcccacagcactccactgGAAATCGATAGAGCACATAAGATCTTTTCCAACAACACCTCAAGACCGCAGACCATGATCTTTAGGCTTCTACGGTACACCGACCAGCAGGCTATCCTGGAGGGCGCGAGGAAAGCCAAACCTATTCTCCCTGATGGCACCCAGCTGCAGTTCTTCACCGACTACAGCCCCGGCATGATGCAGGAATGGCAGGGATACAAGGAGATCCGCACTAAGCTTCGACAGAAGGGGATTGACTCGTTCCTCATATACCTGGCGATTTTGAGAGTGAATACCAAGGGCATGAAGATGTTGTTTAACTCGGCAGAGGAAGCGAAAGAATCCCTGAAGTTATCGGTGCTGGGAGATATGAAAGAAGACCCTGGGCAAAGTCCACACGTCCCTCAGAAGGAGATGGAACTGCATTAA